The genomic DNA GCCTTTCGATATTGCGACGGCGTAAGCCGCCGGAGTTTTCTGACGATTGGCACTCTGGGCATGGGCGGGCTGGCATTGCCCCAGCTCTTGGAGGCCGAGGCGACGTCGGGGGTTGGGAAGTCCGACAAGTCCATCATCATGATCTACCTTCCGGGCGGGCCGCCGCATCAGGATTTGGTGGATTTGAAAATGGATGCTCCGTCGGAGATCCGGGGGCCGTTTCGTCCGATCGCGACCAACGTCGGTGGGATCCAGATCAGCGAGCTTCTTCCGCAAATGGCTCGGGTCATGGACAAGATGACGTTGATTCGGTCCATGTCGGATGCGGTGGACGATCATTCGAACTTTCATTGTTTCACCGGACGGAAGAAGCGCAATCAACCGCCGGGGGGCTGGCCGGCTTTCGGTTCGGTCGTTTCCAAATTGATGGGGTCGAAACATCCCGCGCTGCCGCCATTCATCGGGATGGAGCCGCGCATGCAGCATCGTCCTTACAATGAGGCGACCCCCGGATTTTTGGGGCCGGGACATCAGTCGTTCCGTCCCGAAGGCCAGGGGAAGTCCGACATGGTGTTGCAAGGAGTCACCTTGGACCGGCTGGAAGATCGCAGGACCTTGCTCTCGAGCTTCGACCGGCTTCGCCATGAACTGGACACGAGCGGGATGATGGAAGGTTTGGACGTTTTCAAGCAGCAGGCGTTCGGGGTTTTGACTCGGAATAGTTTGGTGGAGGCTTTGGACCTGAGCCGGGAGTCCGAGAAGATACGAGAGCGGTACGGGAAGGGAGACGAGCGGGTGCACGGGGACGCGGCCCCGATGTTGAACCAGCAATTTTTGGCGGCCCGGCGTTTGGTGGAGCGCGGAGCTCGGGTGGTGACCGTGGCTTACGGATTTTGGGATTATCACGGGGCAAACCACGAGAACGCGCGCAAGGACGCGCCGCTTTTGGACCAAGGGGTGTCCGCGTTGATCGAGGATCTTTACGAGCGGGGACTGGACAGGAACGTGGCGGTCGTCATCTGGGGAGAATTCGGGAGAACGCCCACGGTGAACAGCGGGGGCGGGCGTGATCATTGGCCGAGAGCTTCGTTCACCTTGCTTTCCGGCGGTGGATTCAAGACCGGGCAAGTGATTGGATCCACGGATCGGTTGGGGGGCGAGCCGGATTCGCGTCCGGTTCGATTCGGGGAGGTATTCGCTTCGCTTTACCATCACATGGGCATTGATGTGGCGACGACCACCGTCCAGGACTTGGCGGGGCGTCCGCAGTATTTGGTGGATGACGGGTGCGCTCCATTGCCGGAGTTGGTGGGGTGAAAATGAGCGGCGAGAACGAAATAGAAAGGGCACCACGTATGAAGCCACGAATGGGGAAGGAAGAAGGAGCCGGGATGCGGCCTTCTCGCGTCATGCAAAGGAAGGCTCGCGGGATAGTGCGGTGGCCATTGGCGCTCGGTTTGCTGGGGTTGATTGCAGGGATGGAGTGGGCTTGGGGTGTGGCCGTGTTGCGCATCGAGTCGGGAAGGAACGGCGAGGCCGGAGGGCCGTTGATTTTGAACGGGCGGGAGGCTCGGTGGCAACTGCTGGCGGCGAAGTCGGATTCTGGAGGAGGCGACGCAGACGCAACGCACGAAGTCCAGTGGAGTGTGGAACCGAAGGGCGTGGTCGATTTGAGCCGGGAAGGCATGCTGGTGGCGAAGTCGAACGGGAAAGCCAAAGTTCGAGGCGTCTTGGAAGGAGGATCCGGCGCGGAACTTGAAGTCGAAGTGCGCGGCGCGGAGGCGCAGCCGCTGGTGAGTTTCGCGAATCAAATCGTGCCCATCTTCACCAAGGCGGGTTGCAATGGGGGCGGCTGCCATGGAAAGGCGAGCGGCCAGAATGGATTCAGACTTTCGTTGCTGGGATTCGAGCCGGAGGAGGACTACGAACATTTGGTGAAGGAAGCTCGCGGGAGACGATTGTTTCCAGCGGCGCCGGAGCGGAGTTTGCTGTTGTTGAAGGCTATTGGCGAGATGCCGCATGGGGGAGGCAAGCGGCTTGAGCCCGGGACGCAGGATTATGAATGGATCCGCCGATGGATTCAGCAAGGCATGCCGCCTGGGAGCGCCCAGGACCCGACGGTGGTGGGCATTGAGGTTTTCCCCAAGCAAAGGAATCTGAAGCGCGAAGCCTCGCAGCAGTTGCGGGTGCTGGCCCGTTACAGCAACGGGGTGGTCGAGGACGTGACCCACAGCGCGTTGTTCGAGGCGAACGACAAGGAGATGGCCAAAGTGGACGAACGCGGCCACGTGCAGGTCTTCAAGCAACCCGGCACGGTGGCAATCATGGTGCGTTACCAGACGCAAGTGGCGGTGTTTCAGGGTTTGGTGCCGCTGGGGGCGCCGCTGGGCAAGCTGCCGCCGGAACGGAATCTGGTTGATCAGCATGTATTCAAGCGGTTGAAGGAACTGGGATTGCCGCCCTCCACCATCGCGGATGACGCGGTGTTTTTGCGGCGGTCCGCCCTGGACATTGCGGGGCGGATTCCGACGAAGTCTGAATCCGAAGCATTTTTGGCGGACCGGTCACCGGACAAGCGGGATCGCTGGGTGGACCGGTTGCTGGAGAGTCCCGATTATGCGGAGCTTTTTGCCAACAAATGGGCGGCGTTATTGAGGAATAAGCGGGGCGCGCCGACGCATGCGCGCGGCACGTTCGCTTTTCACGCGTGGATACGGGACGGGTTGATGGAGAACAAGCCGTACGATCGCATGGTGCGCGAGGTGTTGACGGCATCCGGGAGCATTGAGGATCAACCGCCGGTGGCTTGGTACCGGCAGGTGCGGGACACGACGGCGC from Verrucomicrobiota bacterium includes the following:
- a CDS encoding DUF1501 domain-containing protein, with protein sequence MLKIPGRAFRYCDGVSRRSFLTIGTLGMGGLALPQLLEAEATSGVGKSDKSIIMIYLPGGPPHQDLVDLKMDAPSEIRGPFRPIATNVGGIQISELLPQMARVMDKMTLIRSMSDAVDDHSNFHCFTGRKKRNQPPGGWPAFGSVVSKLMGSKHPALPPFIGMEPRMQHRPYNEATPGFLGPGHQSFRPEGQGKSDMVLQGVTLDRLEDRRTLLSSFDRLRHELDTSGMMEGLDVFKQQAFGVLTRNSLVEALDLSRESEKIRERYGKGDERVHGDAAPMLNQQFLAARRLVERGARVVTVAYGFWDYHGANHENARKDAPLLDQGVSALIEDLYERGLDRNVAVVIWGEFGRTPTVNSGGGRDHWPRASFTLLSGGGFKTGQVIGSTDRLGGEPDSRPVRFGEVFASLYHHMGIDVATTTVQDLAGRPQYLVDDGCAPLPELVG
- a CDS encoding DUF1553 domain-containing protein → MKMSGENEIERAPRMKPRMGKEEGAGMRPSRVMQRKARGIVRWPLALGLLGLIAGMEWAWGVAVLRIESGRNGEAGGPLILNGREARWQLLAAKSDSGGGDADATHEVQWSVEPKGVVDLSREGMLVAKSNGKAKVRGVLEGGSGAELEVEVRGAEAQPLVSFANQIVPIFTKAGCNGGGCHGKASGQNGFRLSLLGFEPEEDYEHLVKEARGRRLFPAAPERSLLLLKAIGEMPHGGGKRLEPGTQDYEWIRRWIQQGMPPGSAQDPTVVGIEVFPKQRNLKREASQQLRVLARYSNGVVEDVTHSALFEANDKEMAKVDERGHVQVFKQPGTVAIMVRYQTQVAVFQGLVPLGAPLGKLPPERNLVDQHVFKRLKELGLPPSTIADDAVFLRRSALDIAGRIPTKSESEAFLADRSPDKRDRWVDRLLESPDYAELFANKWAALLRNKRGAPTHARGTFAFHAWIRDGLMENKPYDRMVREVLTASGSIEDQPPVAWYRQVRDTTAQLEDTAQLFMGLRLQCAQCHHHPYEKWSQHDYYSLAAFYSRVGRKSGNAPGEEMIVHRRGAAEAINKKTKKSVKPAGLGESPLNVAPDEDPREALAGWLTDHKNPFFAKSLVNRYWKHFFNRGLVDPEDDMRETNPPSNPELLEGLANHFVSTGYDLKSLVRLIATSSAYQLSAEPNEQNGSDRQNFSRYYPKRLPAEVLFDAVHEVAGVPHRFEGLPEGMRAVALPDNSFNASTYFLSVFGRPESSSACECERSQDASLAQSLHLLNSKELQERIASEKGRAAKLGADQTRSDPAKIQELYQTAFSRPPLPDELAAAQGYLDRKTAGKTGAELAAARRQAFEDMVWACLNTKEFLFNH